The following proteins come from a genomic window of Deltaproteobacteria bacterium:
- a CDS encoding cob(I)yrinic acid a,c-diamide adenosyltransferase — translation MSEGPRILLFTGDGKGKTTAALGMALRAVGHGLRVFIVQFIKNDPRTGERQALQLFPHVEFHQAGLGFVPTGADDRQALAAHQRAAEDGLKRVGERLRNGACDLVILDEICTACALGLVSETEVLELLFNSPPGLTWVLTGRDAPESFAAMADTVTVMVCQKHGFDTKMRAKRGVEF, via the coding sequence ATGAGCGAGGGTCCACGGATTCTTCTGTTTACCGGCGACGGCAAGGGCAAGACGACCGCCGCCCTAGGTATGGCCCTGCGGGCGGTGGGGCACGGTCTGCGTGTTTTCATCGTTCAGTTCATCAAGAACGATCCCCGGACAGGGGAAAGGCAGGCCCTCCAGCTTTTTCCGCATGTGGAATTTCATCAGGCGGGACTCGGATTCGTCCCGACCGGAGCGGACGACAGGCAAGCCCTGGCGGCGCATCAAAGGGCCGCCGAAGACGGTTTGAAAAGGGTCGGGGAACGGCTGCGTAACGGCGCCTGCGATCTCGTGATCCTCGATGAAATCTGCACGGCCTGCGCGCTTGGCCTGGTTTCGGAAACAGAGGTCTTGGAATTGCTTTTCAATTCCCCTCCCGGCCTGACCTGGGTCCTGACGGGACGGGACGCCCCGGAGTCCTTCGCCGCCATGGCCGACACGGTCACGGTCATGGTCTGCCAAAAACACGGCTTCGACACGAAAATGAGAGCGAAACGGGGGGTGGAGTTCTGA